The Misgurnus anguillicaudatus unplaced genomic scaffold, ASM2758022v2 HiC_scaffold_33, whole genome shotgun sequence genomic sequence AGAACATGAATCATAAGAAATTGTAGGTCTGGTCAATCAGACAGTTTTGACAATCTAATAACCCCCCTAcccgggtgtgtgtgtgtgtcacatgTACATCTGTACAGTATTTATTTGACTTATATTGATTTGAAAAATGTTACAGCGACAAGCAGTCCAACCTCAAAAACCTTGTGAATCATCGTCCGTCTCTCGTGCTCcacattttcagtcttttatGGCCATACAAGAGCTTTGTGTGATAGACTAACTCAAATGTAAGTCATAGTTCACTAGATCAAtggatttattaattttttatgaattttgtgtaattaaacctcagaaaaataaggctactaaccaacagcactatgTTGTATAATTTAAGTTTAGAATGTTTTATGGCATAATTTCTCTTTGGGGGGGCATCGAAGGTATGCACCGTACACAATGGGGACCACAtgccaaaaaagtttgagaaccactgatttagaaACTGTTGCTCGCGCAATGGCTTGATTTAATATcacacagtcagaaaacatcaaactAGATAATTATATAGAATATAAATATCCATATCACATGTTACAGATACAGAAGTGATAGATTATTGAGGAAAGCTTTCTAAGAGATCAGTATCTTCACCCACCAGGCAATAAAATAGGTGAAAATAATCACAAAAATtcatttataacactaactcATTCtcccacctctctctctctcattgcaGGAGTGAGTTATGTATTTTTCTTCAGAAATGTGTAATGTCACACTCTTTTACTGTCACTACAGCAGTGAGTTATGTTTAATTCACTCTTACTGCAGGAGGGAAATGTATTTAATTCACTCTTACCATAGGACTGAGTTATTTTTATCTCACTCTTACCACAGGAATGAGTTGTGTTTATCACACTCTTACAGTGGAAGTGAGGCATGTCTATCTCATTCTTCTGACATGAGTGTGTTATGTATATCTCAGTCTTGTTGCAAGAGTGAATTATGTTGTACTCACTTGTTGCGGGTTAAGATATGTTTATCTCACTCTTACAGCGGGGGCTAGTAATGCTTGTCTCACTCTTACAGCGGGGGCTAGTAATGCTTATCTCACTCTTGCAGCAGGGGTGAGTAATGCTTATCTTATTCTTACAGCGGGGTGAGTAATGCTTATCTCACTCTTGCAGCAGGGGCGAGTAATGCTTATCTCATTCTTACAGCAGGGATGAGTAATGTTTATGAGTAATGCTTATCTTACTTTTGCAGCGGGGTAATGGGTAATGCTTATCTCACTTTTACAGCAGGGGCGAGTAATGCTTATCTCACTCTTGTGGCAGGGCCGAGTAATGCTTATCTCACTCTTACAGCAGGGGCGAGTAATGCTTATCTCACTCTTGCAGCAGGGATGAGTAATGTTTATGAGTAATGCTTATCTTACTCTTGCAGCGGGGTAATGAGTAATGCTTATCTCACTCTTGCGCTTATCTCACTCTTGCAGCAGGGCCGAGTAATGCTTATCTCACTGTTACATCAGGGGTGAGTAATGCTTATCTCACTCTTGCGCTTATCTCACTCTTGCGGCAGGGCAGAGTAATGCTTATCTAACTCTTGCAGCAGGGATGAGTAATGTTTATGAGTAATGCTTATCTTACTCTTGCAGCGGGGTAATGATTAATGCTTATCTCACTCTTACAGCAAGGGTGTGTAATGCTTAACCCGACACATCAACGTGAAATTTCTGTCCGAACCCGAGTCTCCCTTTTTTTCCTCATACACTTAGGCTATTATCATGACCAGCAGACAGGAATTCATATCAACCTTTAATGTTCAGGCCTTTTAACAAtacaaacaactgaaacaataaacatttaatatatgctatataaatatgccttaaataaaaatcacacaataataaataaaaagaactcAAACATGTACCCAGCCAGCGGCTTCTCCTTCTGTAGTAGCAAGCAACGGTGAATTCACCTGCGGCAAGTTTAGTTTTCTCCAACTCCTCTTCTCCAGGAAACAGGCGTGCACGCAGTGCTAGCAATAAGGCTTAATCTTTAACGCTcagtgaaaaaaattcttaatcaTCACTGCTGTTCACCGTAAAGAAAGTCTGGTCTGGCTGCTGCGTGCAACGTGCATCACGGAAAGGGTGGGGGATAGCAATAAGCTCCAGGGCGGATCTGCAATggatccactctgaagctggcAGCTCTGGTCTGGATCCGTTGCTGATCCGCCccggagcttattgctatccCCCGCCCTTTCCGTGATGCAGGACCTGAGGTCCGACCCGACtcatttgcttatatttttgacccaaccTGGCCCGAATGCGGGTCTCATCGGGTTTGTCAGGCTGGCCCGACCTGTTGAGAACTCTAACGAGTAATGCTTATCTCACTCTTGCGTTTATCTCACTTTTGCGGCAGGGGCAAATAATGCTTATCTCACTCTTACAGCAGGGGCGAGTAATGCTTATCTCACTCCTACAGCAGGGGTAAATAGTGCTTATCTCACTCTTACAGCAGGGGCGAGTAATGCTTATCTCACTTTTGAGGCAGCGGCGAGTAATGGTTATCTCACTCTTACAGCGGGGTGAGTAATCTCACTCCTACAGCAGGGGCGAGTAATGCTTATCTCACTCTTACAGCAGGGGTGAATAATGCTTATCTCACTCTTACAGCAGGGGCGAGTAATGCTTATCTCACTCTTACAGCAGGGGTGAATAATGCTTATCTCACTCTTACAGCAGGGGCGAGTAATGCTTATCTCACTCTTACAGCAGGGGTGAATAATGATTATCTCACTCTTACAGCAGGGGCGAGTAATGCTTATCTCACTCTTACAGCAGGGGTGAATAATGCTTATCTCACTCCTACAGCAGGGGCGAGTAATGCTTATCTCACTCTTACAGCAGGGGTGAATAATGCTTATCTCACTCTTACAGCAGGGGCGAGTAATGCTTATCTCACTCTTACAGCAGGGGTGAATAATGCTTATCTCACTCTTACAGCAGGGGCGAGTAATGCTTATCTCACTCTTACAGCAGGGGTGAATAATGCTTATCTCACTCTTACAGCAGGGGCGAGTAATGCTTATCTCACTCGTACAGCAGGGGTGAATAATGATTATCTCACTCCTACAGCAGGGGCGAGTAATGCTTATCTCACTTTTGAGGCAGGGGCGAGGAATGGTTATCTCACTCTTACAGCAGGGGTGAATAATGCTTATCTCACTCTTACAGCAGGGGCGAGTAATGCTTATCTCACTCTTACAGCAGGGGTGAATAATGCTTATCTCACTCTTACAGCAGGGGTGAATAATGCTTATCTCACTCTTACAGCAGGGGCGAGTAATGCTTATCTCACTCTTACAGCAGGGGTGAATAATGCTTATCTCACTCTTACAGCAGGGGCGAGTAATGCTTATCTCACTCTTACAGCAGGGGTGAATAATGATTATCTCACTCCTACAGCAGGGGCGAGTAATGCTTATCTCACTTTTGAGGCAGGGGCGAGGAATGGTTATCTCACTCTTACAGCAGGGGTGAATAATGCTTATCTCACTCTTACAGCAGGGGCGAGTAATGCTTATCTCACTCTTACAGCAGGGGTGAATAATGCTTATCTCACTCTTACAGCAGGGGCGAGTAATGCTTATCTCACTCTTACAGCAGGGGTGAATAATGATTATCTCACTCCTACAGCAGGGGCGAGTAATGCTTATCTCACTTTTGAGGCAGGGGCGAGGAATGGTTATCTCACTCTTACAGCAGGGATGAAAAATGCTTATCTCACTCTTGcagcacactgaaaaaaatgattcattgaatttaatcaatttttttaagttaagtggttgcaatcaatttatttaagctacatttaaacaaaaaagattagtaacgtaaaatgatatataaacttttgtttaaatgtagcttaaataaattgattgcaaccacttaccttaaaaaaattgattaaattcaatgaatcatttttttcagtgcaggaGTGAGTTATGTTATGTAGGAGATATGCTGCAGGAGTAGGGTTGGGCATCATTTCCAATTTATGGATTCCAAATTCGATTCCGCTTATCGGATTCGAGTCCTGAAGATTTTTTGGTTTAGATTCCAATGGGGTAAAACACAATAACCTTCAAGCCTTTATAGATCAATTTCAAAGGTTTGCTTAAAATGATAGCGACTCAACAACAGAAAATGAATTCAGGCCTTTTAATTGatttttcacaatacttttttccTGTGTTTGCCTTCCATTCGAAGCGAGGGGAAAGGGGGTCTCACGTGTAGCATGTGCCGGCTACTGTCGTGGCAACTAATAAAGAGCACTCAAGAGAGTCAGCACTCAGTATGCGCAACACATTAAACAGGATGCATTCTTTTAATTCGATACGATGAACCAAACCTCAGGTGTTTTGCCAAATTGCTGGTGACTCCAATCTTGCAACATCATAGTTACGCTtagctttttctttttcttattttgcaAAATGCAGCCACACTTCAGAACGCCTTTCACCGTGGTCCATCATGCTTACTCATCCAAAATAAGTGGAATTGAAATTGTAATTTTATCTAGATATAGAGATATTGCATATCTCCCTCTTATTGGAGGAGTGAattatgtttctctctcttcACACTGCATGTTTTTCTCTCTTACTGTAGGAGTGAGTTATGTAACATGCTTGATGTTTCATGTGGCAACAGGATTTTATAGTCTGATTATGAATCATCTCTTGGACTCCATTTCAAAGACAGCAGGTGTCATGTTATTCATTTCATCCTGCATGTGTTTCTTTCTCTCCACCTTTTTCACACTCATAATTCTTGAAGGTCTTTCATCTTCTTCTCTTCAGTGCTCAATCTCTCTGCATGCGTCCATCTTTTGAATCTCACCCCCTGAGCGTAAATTAGCTCCTTTTTAAGGTTAAAAGCTATAAAAAGCTCTCTTAGGTTCCAGAACACGGTCTATCACACCACGCTCTGATTGGTCAGATTCTGTCCATTGTGATGTACATTCAAGCGTCCAATGGCATCAATAGATTTCAGCGGGTGCGGATACCGTCCTCGGGCCACAGACGACATTGAGCAGCAATTGAGCTGTGTGTCATAGTGAGGTCAAGCATCTATAAATAGACAAACATTGACCTCTCGAAAATCACCGGTCAGGATGTGAGACGTGAcgttgtgtgttttgtgtgtgtgtgtgtgttggggtaGGAGTGTGTTCACATTTATCTCACTCTTAATTAGAGCTCTTCATGGCTCTCCAATTTCGTTTCTACAAATGACATTCATTAGAGACATGAAGTTTCACTTAATTAAACTGTGTTCGTTCCCATGATAATGAAATATAGCcgtgtgcgcacacacacacattacaggTCTAACACCGAACCAGTCTATGTTCAACAACTATTTCTACTTTCAATTTATATTTTACTCTTTCTTTCTGGTTTATAAATATTTGATGGCTTGTTATTTTGATATCCGAATGTTTGTTTCTGCATTTATTGGTTtgagttgaaaataaaatggattAATGTTGTTTGTAAGGATGGAGTCTGTGGATACTTTATCAACACCGTGACAGATTCAAACTTTCATTAACATGATTCATTGATGTTGTGCACTATCGCTTTTGCTTTTGCTCAAAAGGGTTGAAGGCTTCAACCCTCCTTTGTGCTTTGAGTTTCACGCTGCCTTTAGAAATAAAATCACATCATTTATTTACTTGTTTTATTCATAAAGAAAAATGTAGCTAGCTATCACATACAATAtgaataaatgtacattaaaaaCCTTGCAGTGCAAACCCAAAACAACAAGATAAGTGTTTGGCACAGATGCACATGAATGACTActtgtatatttctttatttttggttATATTTTGCTGAAACTGAGCTATGATATGAGAagacatttaagtgattttgtaaaAAGCAGTTAGTTGGATACCAGTGGTTTCTGATAACACTGTGTTTGGAGTCTCCCGTGCTGAAGTTTTCCATGTCTTATCTCATGGACCGTTATTCCAGGAGTGGATGCCAAGGGCCAAGACCTTTTATGGAGTGCTGAGGGTGCCCAGCTGACCCATAATGCACTGGGGTGAGCTCTCTATAATGGGAGGCCGGGCTTTTGTCATTCATTCTCACGAGTCTGAATCTGTCATGGCTTCTTTGAGCGGATCTTCAGCGTCATCGTATCATCGTTCATCGCGTTACAGTACGAGCACAGTGAGATCCTTCAGCTCCGATTCTCTCCATCCGAGACTTCACAGTCAGTTTGGGGAAGAAACCTCCATCCGCTCCATCCCAAACGGGTCCGAGCAAGAGCCTTTCACCTGTTGCCATGGTAATTCGCAGGATGAATCGTCATGGGATGAGTCCTTTGGCGGTTACCAAGGTAATAGAGAGTCTGGGGGGTTATGAAGGTGATAGAGGGTAATAATAAGTTCTTGAGATGTTACCAAAAGGATTGAATGTTTTATGGGTTATCAAGGTGATCAAGAGTCTTTTGGAGGTTACGGTGAAGAGCAGAAGTACACCAGAGGAGTTTACCAGGGTGACTGGAGTCTTGGAGATACCATACAGGGTAAGTGAAGAGCAATGATTCACACCAATACAGTTCAATACAGTTACATTAATACCCCAGCTGTGTCTGAATGGTAAAGTGAAAGGGTTTATTACAAACAGAGATCTGAGGAGAGCTTAATAAACAATAAGATAGAAGGTGTGCTATTTTGTCAATTTAGTGACAGCTAAATGGTGTTTGACACACTATGATGTGTTTCACATCAGAACTAACATTTGTGGTATTTTAGTACGACTGGAAGAGCAATTTTCTAACCATTCCGCATGCAGGAGTGCAAGTGTCCTTGTTATAGATTTAATTTGTAGAGTAAAATGACATGTTTGGTTTATGTTCTAGCAAGTTAAACGATAGCACTTGAATGTAAATAAGATCTCATTTTTGTTCATCCATCTGTTTCTATTGCAGGCTCCAGGTGTTCTGGCAGTACAGGTGTGGTTAGAGCGATGGGAGACAGTTACTTCCTGTCTGCAGATGTTAGCGGGTTTGAACCACATGAAGTGGTGGTGTTGGCCTATAACCAGTGTGTAGTTATTCAAGCAGagaaggtgtgtgtgtgtgtgtgtatctgtctgtctgtctgcgtctatctgtctgtctgcatccatctgtctgcgtccgtctgtctgtctacctgtctgtccgtccgtctgtcagcctgtccgtctgtctgtctgcgtctgtctgtctgtctgtcagcctgtccgtctgtctgcgtctgtgtgtctgtctgtctgcgtctgtctgtctgacttggtctgtctgtctgtccgtccgcgtctgtctgtctgacttggtctgtctgtctgtccgtccatcagcctgtttgtctgtctgggtctgtctgtctgcgtcCGTGTccgtctctgtctgtctgtctgtcagcctgtttgtccgtccgtctgtctccgtccatctgtctgtctgcgtccatccgtctgtctgtctgtctgcgtccgtctgtctgtctgcgtctgtctgtctgtgtccgcctgtgtctgtctgtctgcgtccgtctgtctgtcttcgtcagtctgtctgtctgtctgcgtcCGTGtccatctctgtctgtctgtctgtcagcctgtttgtccgtccgtctgtctccgtccatctgtctgtctgcgtcCATTCGTCTGTCTgcgtccatctgtctgtctgtctgtctgcgtccgtctgtctgtctgtgtccgcctgtgtctgtctgtctgcgtccgtctgtctgtcttcgtctgtctgtctgcgtctgtctgtctgcgtctgtctgtctgcctttatctgtctgtctgtctgcctgtctgtccgtccgtccgtcagCCTGTTTGTCTCTCTGGGTCTGTCATTCTGCGTCCACGTCCTTCTGTCTGTCAgcctgtctgtccgtccatcagCCTGTCTTTCTGTCATTCtgcgtctgtctgtctctctgtctgtctttgtctgtctgtctgcctgcgtctgtttgtctgtctgtctatctttccgTCCATTCGTCGTCTGTTAGTCcgtcaatctgtctgtctgtccgtccgtccgtttCTTTCCATTCGTCTACTTCTGTCCGTCTGtctctgtccatccatctgtgtctttgtctgtctgtttgtttctctctctctctttctctagtTGTACAGAGCATATTTAGAATATTTAGAATACTGACATCCCTTACCAGTAAGATAAACTGGTATAATATAATTAGCAATTTTGAACATATAACTGTTTGTTCCCAATCAGACtggattaaaacaaaacatattattttttttaaagatgagaACTAAACACTATTCAAATGTCTGACCGGTTACATAATTACTCCAGTAAACAAAGCATATACAGTAGTAAGCAGTAAACTAGTGGTCTATTCAGATCACACTTACCAGACTtctgttgtttgtgtgtttgtttcagaCTGGAATTGATGGAAATGTTGCAGGCAAGTTTACCCATAAGTCTGTGTTACCAGAGGACATGGACCCGCTGTCAGTGAGCAGTTCAATGGCTCCCGAGGGAATGCTGCTGATCAGGGTCAGGCGAATCCCAAAACAGTCGATTCAACCCGCGACCGCTCTCTTTCACACTGAGGCTCATTTTTGACCTTCTTTAAATCTGATTTTGTAGCGAGGAGAAAAACAGAATCACATCCAAACACATCCTCAATACTGAACGCAGCCTAAACCAAATACATACTGAGTATAGGGAGGTCTCAGAAAGAAGATGTGCTATAAGTTAAACATTGTGTCTAATTAGATTGTGTATTTCTTTTTATAGCCAAATAGATGATGTCATCAGGTGAGGAGGTTACCATAGCAACAGCAGACTGCTTCCCTGTTTGATCCGTATTCAATAGTATTTATCCTTCTTTTATACATtgttatacatttaaatactatttaatattaaaatatttttagtcaCATCTTTAAATTTGCTTGTACAACAATCTAGTAAATCAAGTCCTACATCTATTGatattgatattttaattgTGAATGAAATAAACAGATTTGATGTTTTACAGTACAGAATTTCTTCAAGCTTTtaatatcacatactgtatatttacactttatttttacatGCATGAGTGAAAATTTTTTATCGTTTAGTGTTTTATCTATAGTATTTTATCATCTATGTTAAACAAACAGCAGGTCACAATCTTTTAACCCATGACTTTCCATTAATATTTAAGATTATGATGGGTTAATAAAAAGATGAGTGTATTATATCTAAGATATTGTCTGAGTTAAATGATTTTTT encodes the following:
- the LOC129438743 gene encoding uncharacterized protein is translated as MHWGELSIMGGRAFVIHSHESESVMASLSGSSASSYHRSSRYSTSTVRSFSSDSLHPRLHSQFGEETSIRSIPNGSEQEPFTCCHGNSQDESSWDESFGGYQGDQESFGGYGEEQKYTRGVYQGDWSLGDTIQGSRCSGSTGVVRAMGDSYFLSADVSGFEPHEVVVLAYNQCVVIQAEKTGIDGNVAGKFTHKSVLPEDMDPLSVSSSMAPEGMLLIRVRRIPKQSIQPATALFHTEAHF